A genomic region of Zalophus californianus isolate mZalCal1 chromosome 11, mZalCal1.pri.v2, whole genome shotgun sequence contains the following coding sequences:
- the LOC113915275 gene encoding olfactory receptor 51G1 — protein sequence MTISYNSSLPKATFFLTGFQGLEDLHGWISIPFCFIYLTVIVGNLTILHIIHTYVTLHEPMYYFLAMLALTFCLSTLPTVLGIFWFDSREIGIPACFTQLFFIHTLSLVDSSGLLSMSIDRYVAICNPLRYSTVLTPTHIVKMGLSSMLRSALLILPLPFLLKRFQYCHSHVLSHAYCLHLEIMKLACSSIIVNHIYGLFVVACTVGVDSLLIFLSYALILRTVLSIASSQERLQALNTCVSHICAVLLFYIPMIGLSFLHRFGEHLPHTVHLLMSYVYLLVPPLMNPIVYGIKTKQIHIRFAKKFEFVKSLRGFR from the coding sequence ATGACAATCTCTTATAATAGCAGCCTCCCAAAAGCCACTTTCTTTCTAACGGGCTTCCAAGGTCTGGAAGATCTCCATGGCTGGATCTCTATTCCTTTCTGCTTCATCTACTTGACAGTTATTGTAGGAAACCTTACCATCCTCCACATCATCCATACTTATGTCACCCTCCACGAACCCATGTACTATTTCTTGGCCATGCTGGCCCTGACATTTTGTCTATCCACACTGCCCACTGTGTTGGGCATCTTCTGGTTTGATTCCAGAGAGATTGGCATCCCCGCCTGCTTCACTCAGCTCTTCTTCATCCATACCTTGTCTCTGGTAGATTCTTCAGGTCTATTGTCCATGTCCATtgaccgctatgtggccatctgcaaCCCACTGCGTTACTCCACGGTCTTGACACCCACACATATTGTCAAGATGGGGCTGAGCTCAATGCTTAGAAGTGCCCTGCTCATCCTGCCCCTGCCATTTCTCCTTAAACGCTTCCAGTACTGCCACTCCCATGTGCTGTCCCATGCCTATTGTCTGCACCTGGAGATCATGAAGCTGGCCTGCTCTAGCATCATTGTCAATCACATATATGGGCTATTTGTTGTGGCCTGCACTGTTGGTGTGGATTCACTGCTCATCTTCCTCTCCTATGCCCTCATCCTccgcactgtgctaagcattgcCTCCAGCCAGGAGCGACTTCAAGCCCTCAACACCTGTGTCTCCCACATCTGTGCTGTGCTACTCTTCTACATTCCCATGATTGGCTTGTCCTTTTTGCACCGCTTTGGTGAACATCTGCCCCATACTGTACATCTCCTCATGTCTTATGTGTATTTGCTGGTACCACCTCTCATGAACCCCATTGTCTATGGTATCAAGACCAAGCAAATCCACATCCGCTTTGCTAAGAAGTTTGAGTTTGTAAAATCCCTTAGGGGTTTTCGATAG
- the LOC113913670 gene encoding LOW QUALITY PROTEIN: olfactory receptor 51A4 (The sequence of the model RefSeq protein was modified relative to this genomic sequence to represent the inferred CDS: inserted 4 bases in 3 codons; substituted 1 base at 1 genomic stop codon) translates to MSITNKSNVEITTFFLVGXAGLEYAHIWISIPICSMYLFAILGNCTILFFIKTEPSLHEPMYYFLSMLAVSDMGLSFSSLPTVGRIFLFDAPEISASACFAQEFFIHGFTAVESSVLLIMSFDNFLAIHTPLKYSSILNPVRVAKIGIVLFLKSVLLVLPFPFTLRSLKYCSKSQLSHSYCLHQDVMKLACSDNXIDVIYGFFGAECSRVLCLMVDFMLIAVSYILILKTVLGIAPQRSSSRPSIPCFTHLHSXFIFYLPIINLATVHHFVRHVSPLFNVLMANVLLLVPPMTNPXVYCVKTRQIRVRVLAKLCRSRIVIYCRKPILGMSWIRV, encoded by the exons ATGTCTATTACTAATAAATCGAATGTTGAAATCACCACCTTCTTCTTGGTGGG TGCAGGGCTGGAATATGCACACATCTGGATCTCTATCCCCATCTGCAGCATGTATCTTTTTGCTATTCTGGGAAACTGCACCATCCTTTTCTTCATCAAGACAGAGCCCTCCTTGCATGAGCCCATGTACTACTTCCTTTCCATGTTGGCCGTGTCTGACATGGGCTTGTCCTTCTCTTCTCTACCCACCGTGGGGAGGATCTTCTTATTCGATGCCCCTGAAATTTCTGCCAGTGCCTGCTTTGCCCAGGAATTCTTCATCCATGGATTCACAGCAGTAGAATCCTCAGTGCTCCTGATCATGTCATTTGACAATTTCCTAGCCATCCACACCCCCCTGAAATACAGCTCCATTCTGAATCCTGTCAGGGTTGCCAAAATAGGAATAGTATTATTCCTTAAGAGTGTCCTCCTGGTGCTGCCCTTCCCCTTCACTCTgagaagtttgaaatattgcagtAAAAGTCAATTATCCCATTCCTACTGTCTCCACCAGGATGTCATGAAGTTGGCCTGCTCCGACAACTGAATTGATGTCATCTATGGCTTTTTTGGAGCAGAGTGCTCCAGAGTGCTCTGCCTTATGGTAGACTTTATGCTCATTGCTGTGTCTTACATTCTGATCCTCAAGACTGTGCTGGGAATTGCACCCCAAAGGAGCAGCTCAAGGCCCTCAATACCGTGTTTCACACATCTGCACA GATTCATCTTCTATCTGCCCATCATCAACCTTGCCACTGTCCATCACTTTGTCAGACATGTCTCACCTCTCTTCAATGTTCTCATGGCAAATGTTCTTTTACTTGTGCCTCCAATGACGAATC ATGTGTACTGTGTGAAAACCAGGCAAATTAGAGTGAGAGTTCTAGCAAAATTATGTCGAAGCAGAATAGTCATATATTGTAGAAAACCTATCTTGGGAATGTCTTGGATAAGAGTTTAA